Proteins encoded within one genomic window of Catharus ustulatus isolate bCatUst1 chromosome 10, bCatUst1.pri.v2, whole genome shotgun sequence:
- the LOC117001033 gene encoding galactose-3-O-sulfotransferase 2-like — protein sequence MDLYVRQETPLGSSQGERGVQPEESSEKVKAHLSPTELKPQLPGLGEAARESPSPRLPRRIATVLAEAVTSKFSLANRPSTEEQRGMSPPGMVQVEGQSQTQPLAVSSARPEWGSSFAQPIPNSAQPLQAEDSYRTHLETGLFPNWTAAFKAKEVTPGEGQQARGVTSQGKTCKPKTDIVFLKVHKSASSTVMNILFRFGENHNLTFAFPRGGGFQLSYPYHFLARFVQGFSPHSPRRFNILCHHMRFLQPEVQKVVPSSAVYFSILRNPVQLMESSFVYYKGASAFSRVRSLEEFLRQPYRYYDPSRGDRHYARNLMTFDFGFNPDGDVSPERVQLMLNAIEASFDFLLISEYFDESMVLLKEMLCWDLDSVVSFPLNSRDSSTKSSLPEAAVERLKAWNRLDWEIYRHFNRTFWERLERDIGGARLRRELRALRARRAELARGCLQGTGSVGPKDIKDSSLRPLQHGGARILGYNLKQGLDGELERTCRRLVTPELQYSSLLYKKQFPPEHPETPRQQN from the exons ATGGATCTGTACGTCAGACAAGAGACCCCTCTGGGAAGCAGCCAAGGGGAGCGCGGGGTGCAGCCTGAGGAGAGCAGTGAGAAGGTGAAAGCCCATCTGTCACCCACTGAGCTGAAACCTCAGCTGCCTGGcctgggagaagcagccagGGAAAGTCCTTCTCCAAGACTTCCCAGGAGGATTGCCACAGTTTTGGCAGAAGCTGTCACCAGCAAGTTCAGCCTGGCAAACAGGCcgagcacagaggagcagaggggaatGTCCCCACCTGGAATGGTGCAGGTGGAGGGGCAGAGCCAGACTCAGCCTCTAGCTGTGAGTTCTGCCCGTCCTGAGTGGGGCAGCTCATTTGCACAGCCCATCCCAAACTCAGCTCAacctctgcaggcagaggatTCTTACAGAACACACCTGGAGACAGGGCTTTTCCCAAACTGGACAGCAGCCTTTAAGGCCAAGGAGGTAACACCCGGAGAAGGTCAGCAGGCCAGAGGGGTCACCTCTCAAGGGAAGACGTGCAAGCCCAAGACTGACATTGTTTTCCTGAAAGTCCACAAGAGCGCCAGCAGCACCGTCATGAACATCCTGTTCCGCTTTGGGGAGAATCACAACCTCACCTTCGCCTTCCCCCGGGGCGGGGGCTTCCAGCTCTCCTACCCCTACCACTTCCTGGCCAGGTTCGTGCAGGGCTTCTCCCCGCACAGCCCCCGGCGCTTCAACATCCTCTGCCACCACATGCGCTTCCTGCAGCCCGAG gtGCAGAAGGTGGTGCCCAGCTCTGCCGTGTACTTCTCCATCCTGAGGAACCCTGTGCAGCTGATGGAGTCCTCCTTCGTGTACTACAAGGGCGCGTCAGCCTTCTCTCGTGTGCGCAGCCTGGAGGAGTTCCTGCGCCAGCCCTACCGCTACTACGACCCCTCCCGCGGGGACCGCCACTACGCCAGGAACCTCATGACCTTCGACTTCGGCTTCAACCCCGACGGAGACGTGTCCCCCGAGCGGGTGCAGCTCATGCTGAACGCCATCGAGGCGTCCTTCGATTTTCTGCTCATCTCCGAGTACTTCGACGAGTCCATGGTGCTGCTGAAGgagatgctgtgctgggacctgGACAGCGTCGTGTCCTTCCCGCTCAactccagggacagcagcaccaaaTCCTCCCTGCCGGAGGCCGCCGTGGAGCGGCTGAAGGCGTGGAACAGGCTGGACTGGGAGATCTACCGGCACTTCAACAGGACCTTCTGGGAGCGGCTGGAGCGGGACATCGGCGGGGCGCGGCTGCGGCGGGAGCTGCGGGCGCtgcgggcgcggcgggcggaGCTGGCGCggggctgcctgcagggcaCGGGCAGCGTGGGGCCCAAGGACATCAAGGACTCCTCCCTGCGCCCGCTGCAGCACGGCGGGGCCAGGATCCTGGGCTACAACCTCAAGCA